In one window of Chryseobacterium sp. JV274 DNA:
- a CDS encoding transposase, producing the protein MNFKDIHIGSMIRKAVIENNVETSRICNYFQCTEKEIEKMYLSGSIDIQILLKWSKLLEYDFFRLYSQHIILYAPLSRKNISEKRKKIISLPQFRKTIYTQEVIDFILEQINTETMTKNDVVERYGIPKTTLFRWINKYNNR; encoded by the coding sequence ATGAATTTTAAAGACATTCATATAGGAAGCATGATTCGGAAAGCAGTTATAGAAAACAATGTAGAAACTTCCCGTATCTGTAATTACTTTCAATGCACAGAAAAAGAAATAGAGAAAATGTATCTGTCAGGAAGCATAGATATCCAAATATTACTAAAATGGAGTAAGCTTTTGGAATATGATTTTTTCAGACTCTATTCCCAGCATATTATTCTGTATGCACCGTTATCACGGAAAAATATATCTGAAAAACGAAAAAAGATAATCAGCCTTCCCCAGTTTCGTAAGACTATTTATACTCAGGAGGTCATAGATTTTATTCTGGAACAGATCAACACAGAAACCATGACGAAAAATGATGTGGTAGAACGATATGGTATACCCAAGACAACACTTTTTAGGTGGATTAATAAATATAACAACAGATAA
- a CDS encoding transposase, producing MKKYVTPDFRQIYKDILTRKYPEKYETCEGVLLKKNIFTLDILKINALIFGISEKNSQKYRSYKESDILYMLEYQKKNKLNNGQLADHFKLSRNTVTKWKKIYKS from the coding sequence ATGAAAAAATATGTTACACCAGATTTTAGACAGATTTACAAAGACATTCTTACCAGAAAATATCCGGAAAAATATGAGACCTGTGAAGGGGTTCTGCTAAAAAAAAATATTTTTACTTTGGACATCCTGAAAATTAATGCCCTTATTTTTGGCATATCAGAGAAAAATAGCCAGAAATACCGTTCATATAAAGAGTCAGATATTCTGTACATGTTAGAATATCAGAAAAAAAATAAGCTTAATAACGGACAATTGGCTGATCATTTTAAACTAAGCAGGAATACTGTGACCAAATGGAAGAAAATATATAAAAGTTAA